The proteins below come from a single Dinghuibacter silviterrae genomic window:
- a CDS encoding sigma-70 family RNA polymerase sigma factor yields the protein MEAIFHEFHARLVFFAYEITGNEEQAHDIVLGKFMELWQDREKLTFNSEKSLKSYLYTGTKLRSIDQLRRVKAEQKVLKGYKNITVEIEDPFEKEALILKTEAIAKLATAIETLPAQYKATVEMAIAGKSNAEIASTLGIKESSVRSNMARARILLLKKFTGDLGVTLFIMTLGTTAIHG from the coding sequence ATGGAGGCTATATTTCATGAATTCCATGCACGTTTGGTCTTTTTTGCCTACGAAATCACCGGCAACGAAGAGCAAGCCCACGACATCGTCCTGGGTAAGTTCATGGAGCTGTGGCAGGATCGGGAAAAACTGACATTCAACAGCGAAAAGTCCCTCAAAAGCTATCTATATACAGGCACCAAGCTCAGGTCCATTGACCAACTCCGGCGCGTCAAGGCCGAACAAAAGGTGCTAAAAGGCTACAAGAACATAACCGTCGAAATAGAGGACCCCTTTGAGAAAGAGGCCTTAATCCTAAAGACCGAAGCCATCGCCAAGCTGGCCACTGCTATAGAAACCCTTCCTGCCCAATACAAGGCCACTGTCGAGATGGCTATAGCCGGAAAATCCAATGCGGAGATCGCCAGCACCCTGGGGATTAAGGAAAGTTCCGTACGCAGCAATATGGCAAGGGCCAGGATCCTCCTTTTAAAGAAATTCACCGGTGACCTGGGTGTTACCTTATTTATAATGACGCTGGGCACCACCGCCATCCACGGCTGA
- a CDS encoding FecR family protein: MTTDRIDDIFDAGDLLGKILLQRLDGGQLDEAQKALLDQWLQDHPEVAQRLEKLEDPIQLKAILGRYRQYEASTPRDYKNFLTLTSRRPSHRSLYYYLSGVAAAVLLTISIIGLVHRTHRQAAPEVASVQQDKLPGTDKAVLTLAGGNTVVLDSAHSGLIQQQGGARVVNQAGGLLSYESNNDNHNPPLFNMVTTGRGGQYRLVLSDGTKVWLDAASSLNFPTEFSGKTREVTMTGQAYFEVASNSKHPFIVHSGNSEVKVLGTHFNINAYPDEPVEATTLLEGAVQVTSRGKAVILAPGEQLRVAADVMSVSSANVDEVVAWKDGVFNFDDMSLYLAMRQIARWYDVDVVYKGNVPDKPLLGYIPRNTKLSVILQLLSKVDVHGRIEGRTLTIEP, encoded by the coding sequence ATGACTACAGACCGAATCGACGATATATTTGACGCAGGGGACTTGTTGGGCAAGATTTTGCTCCAGCGGCTTGACGGTGGTCAATTGGACGAGGCTCAAAAGGCCCTCCTCGACCAGTGGCTACAAGACCACCCGGAGGTCGCGCAAAGACTGGAAAAGCTGGAGGATCCGATTCAATTGAAAGCGATCCTCGGCCGCTACCGTCAATACGAAGCGTCGACGCCCCGTGACTATAAAAACTTCCTCACCCTAACCTCGCGACGTCCCTCTCACCGGTCGCTCTACTACTATCTGTCAGGGGTAGCCGCCGCGGTCTTGCTAACCATCTCCATAATCGGACTCGTGCACCGCACCCACCGCCAGGCCGCACCCGAAGTAGCCAGTGTTCAACAAGACAAGCTACCGGGTACGGATAAGGCCGTACTCACCCTGGCGGGTGGAAACACCGTTGTCCTGGACAGCGCCCACAGCGGGCTCATCCAGCAACAAGGAGGGGCGCGTGTCGTCAACCAGGCCGGAGGCCTGTTATCTTACGAAAGTAACAACGACAATCATAACCCTCCGCTGTTTAACATGGTTACAACGGGCAGAGGGGGCCAGTACCGTCTGGTCCTCTCCGATGGGACTAAAGTATGGCTGGATGCGGCGAGTTCGTTGAATTTCCCAACGGAATTCAGCGGGAAGACGAGGGAAGTAACCATGACCGGGCAAGCGTATTTCGAAGTGGCTTCTAATAGCAAGCATCCCTTTATCGTCCACTCGGGAAATTCTGAAGTGAAAGTATTGGGAACCCATTTCAATATCAATGCCTACCCCGACGAACCCGTGGAGGCAACGACCTTATTGGAAGGCGCTGTCCAGGTAACGAGCAGGGGCAAGGCCGTCATCCTGGCCCCTGGCGAGCAATTGCGGGTAGCAGCAGATGTTATGAGCGTCAGCTCCGCCAATGTCGACGAGGTGGTCGCGTGGAAAGACGGTGTCTTCAATTTTGATGATATGAGCTTGTATCTGGCGATGAGACAGATCGCGCGCTGGTATGATGTGGACGTAGTGTATAAAGGAAATGTGCCAGACAAGCCCTTGTTAGGATATATACCCCGGAATACGAAACTATCCGTGATCTTGCAACTGCTCTCCAAAGTAGACGTGCATGGACGGATAGAAGGTCGTACGCTGACTATAGAACCCTAG
- a CDS encoding SusC/RagA family TonB-linked outer membrane protein → MQITAPGKVPHRGALPQIMLVMRLVAILMLATCLQVSARGYTQGRVNLTLKNAPLETALKAIMKQSGYYYWGDPALLKRAKPVNVALRDAEVRAALDECFRDQPLTYEIEDRIVVVKEVVASSASIVPNAEPLSEVRGRVMDEKGEPLVGASVVVKGTKIGTVTDSKGNFELSNVSNGAVLVLSYTGYLSREIVLRGGGQDMVIRLIVSNSPLDEVEVIAYGTTTQRFTTGNISEVKGEDIARQPVGNPLLALEGRVPGLFITQNTGVPGGGVTVRIQGQNSIQRGNDPLYVIDGIPYNSQIPSTGLGNNILGNSGNYSTGNIQINGVGNPLSYINPLDIASIEVLKDADATAIYGSRAANGAILITTKKGVAGSMKVDFNLQQGFGKVTRSMKMMNTRQYLDMRYEALKNDGINLSAQSKTNANYYDLLFWDTTRYTNWAKTLIGNTAQYTNVNGSVSGGTNTIQYFLDGTYHRETTVFPGDFSDQKASLHLNISGASSKQKFHFQLTGSYLYDDNQLPQTDLTNIAMLLEPDAPPLYNSDGSINWAQTATGNSSFDHNPMAKLYNTYRNDAGNLMSNLLLVYRLLPGLDVQSNIGYTNMHSKEFTASPLVAIQPEYRTNIPRSANYGASDIYTWIVEPQIHYVKKILKGKLESLLGATIQQNGSNGYSIEGVGYNSDNVLENIQDATALSATSVFQSEYKYGAVFGRINYDWQDKYIINLNGRRDGSSRFGENNQFHEFGSVGAGWIFSREKFIQNDLPFLSFGKLRASYGTTGNDQIGDYAFMNLYSAVYASVPYQGAVGLAPTGLANPYLEWEETQKASLGGDFGILRDRLLLNVTFERNRSSNELLNYALPNITGFGTITKNFPATVQNTSWELNLNSTNVNVKGFTWTTGLNLTIPRNKLISFPNLSTSTYAKSLVIGQPVNIQHELHFLGVNPATGLYIAADSHGNPTSTPNYSTDRTVTVSTFPKFYGGLQNSLQFKGFQLDFIFQFTKQRAYAYKFGNGYKYPGQFFRSQSNQPVSVLNPWQKPGDNASIQRYSTKLTGLVAASSDAVYADASYIRLRNLSLSYQFPDKWVQKGRFRYFRMYMQGQNLWTITHYQGMDPENQGNSALPPLQIWTLGIQLGL, encoded by the coding sequence ATGCAAATTACTGCGCCCGGCAAAGTTCCCCACCGGGGAGCGTTGCCTCAAATTATGCTGGTTATGAGACTAGTTGCCATCCTCATGTTGGCCACCTGCCTCCAGGTGAGCGCCAGGGGATACACCCAGGGGAGGGTAAACCTTACCCTGAAGAATGCGCCTTTGGAGACTGCGTTGAAGGCCATTATGAAGCAGAGCGGGTACTACTATTGGGGAGATCCCGCTTTATTAAAACGGGCGAAACCGGTTAATGTTGCGTTGAGGGATGCGGAAGTTAGGGCGGCTTTGGATGAGTGTTTTAGGGATCAGCCGTTGACTTATGAGATCGAGGATAGGATTGTGGTGGTGAAAGAGGTGGTGGCCAGTTCTGCTTCTATAGTCCCGAATGCTGAGCCTTTGTCGGAGGTGAGGGGTAGGGTTATGGATGAGAAAGGGGAGCCTTTGGTAGGTGCATCAGTTGTCGTCAAGGGCACTAAGATAGGGACCGTTACGGACAGCAAGGGAAATTTTGAGTTAAGTAATGTTTCGAATGGTGCTGTACTTGTTCTTTCCTATACAGGTTATTTGAGTAGAGAAATCGTTCTTCGCGGGGGGGGGCAAGATATGGTTATAAGACTTATTGTTTCAAATAGCCCTTTAGATGAGGTGGAAGTAATTGCTTACGGAACGACAACACAAAGGTTTACCACGGGTAATATAAGTGAGGTGAAGGGGGAGGATATTGCGCGGCAGCCGGTGGGCAATCCCTTGTTAGCCTTGGAGGGGAGAGTGCCTGGATTGTTTATTACGCAAAATACAGGGGTGCCTGGTGGTGGCGTGACTGTTCGGATTCAAGGACAAAATAGTATACAAAGAGGTAATGATCCATTATACGTGATAGATGGCATCCCTTATAATTCGCAAATACCTTCAACTGGTTTGGGGAATAATATTTTAGGTAATTCGGGTAATTATTCGACAGGAAATATTCAAATTAATGGAGTTGGTAATCCATTGAGTTACATCAATCCTTTAGATATCGCTAGTATTGAAGTGCTCAAAGATGCTGATGCCACCGCTATATATGGCTCCCGAGCTGCCAACGGTGCTATTCTCATCACTACAAAAAAAGGTGTGGCAGGATCCATGAAAGTAGATTTTAATCTCCAGCAAGGATTTGGAAAGGTAACTCGTTCTATGAAGATGATGAATACGCGTCAGTATCTAGATATGCGTTATGAAGCTTTGAAAAATGATGGTATTAATTTAAGCGCGCAATCAAAAACTAACGCAAATTACTACGATCTTCTATTCTGGGATACAACTCGCTATACTAACTGGGCTAAAACTCTGATCGGAAATACAGCCCAATATACAAATGTGAATGGATCGGTTTCAGGAGGGACCAACACTATTCAATATTTTTTGGATGGAACCTATCATAGGGAGACGACCGTTTTCCCAGGTGATTTTTCCGATCAAAAGGCTTCATTACACTTAAATATTTCAGGTGCGTCCTCAAAACAAAAGTTTCATTTCCAGCTAACCGGAAGTTATCTATATGATGATAATCAGTTGCCACAGACGGATCTTACAAATATTGCAATGCTTCTTGAGCCCGATGCCCCCCCTCTTTATAATTCTGATGGTAGTATAAATTGGGCCCAAACAGCCACCGGTAATTCTTCTTTTGATCATAATCCAATGGCGAAGCTTTATAATACCTATAGAAATGACGCTGGCAATTTAATGAGCAATCTTCTCCTTGTATATCGGCTTCTTCCTGGACTTGATGTACAGAGCAATATTGGGTATACGAATATGCATTCAAAGGAATTTACAGCATCTCCACTTGTCGCCATTCAACCCGAATATCGCACTAATATACCTAGATCTGCTAATTATGGTGCATCAGATATCTATACGTGGATTGTAGAGCCGCAAATACACTATGTAAAGAAAATTTTGAAGGGAAAGTTGGAGTCGCTTCTTGGTGCAACCATCCAACAAAATGGAAGCAATGGGTATTCCATAGAGGGAGTTGGATATAATAGCGACAATGTATTGGAAAATATTCAGGATGCAACCGCTCTATCTGCCACCTCTGTATTTCAGAGTGAGTATAAATATGGTGCCGTATTTGGTAGAATCAATTACGACTGGCAGGATAAATATATTATCAACTTGAATGGTCGTAGGGATGGTAGTAGCCGTTTTGGAGAAAATAATCAATTTCATGAATTTGGTAGTGTTGGAGCGGGTTGGATATTTAGTAGAGAAAAATTTATTCAAAACGATTTGCCCTTTTTAAGTTTTGGAAAATTGAGAGCTAGCTATGGAACTACGGGAAATGATCAGATTGGGGACTACGCTTTTATGAACCTTTATAGTGCAGTTTATGCGAGTGTCCCTTATCAGGGAGCAGTGGGATTGGCACCTACGGGACTAGCAAATCCTTATCTTGAGTGGGAAGAAACTCAGAAGGCATCATTGGGAGGGGATTTTGGAATTTTAAGAGATAGACTGTTACTTAATGTAACTTTTGAACGAAATCGTAGTTCAAATGAGTTGTTGAATTATGCTTTGCCTAATATCACCGGATTTGGTACCATTACCAAAAATTTCCCTGCCACTGTACAAAATACAAGTTGGGAATTAAATTTAAATAGCACAAATGTAAATGTTAAGGGGTTTACATGGACAACCGGTTTGAATCTTACAATTCCACGAAATAAATTGATATCGTTTCCGAACCTGTCGACTTCGACGTATGCCAAATCATTGGTCATAGGTCAGCCTGTCAATATTCAGCATGAACTTCATTTTTTAGGGGTAAACCCTGCTACTGGGCTGTATATAGCTGCCGATAGTCACGGCAATCCCACTTCAACTCCAAATTATTCGACGGACAGAACGGTAACGGTTAGCACTTTCCCGAAATTTTATGGTGGATTGCAAAATAGTCTACAATTTAAAGGATTTCAGTTAGACTTTATTTTTCAGTTTACAAAGCAGAGGGCCTACGCCTACAAATTTGGTAACGGATACAAATATCCCGGTCAGTTTTTTCGTTCGCAGAGCAACCAGCCAGTTAGTGTACTCAACCCCTGGCAAAAACCCGGAGATAATGCTTCGATCCAGAGGTACTCCACTAAACTGACTGGCCTTGTCGCTGCTTCGAGCGATGCTGTTTATGCTGATGCTTCTTATATAAGGTTAAGGAATCTTTCTTTATCATATCAATTTCCTGATAAATGGGTACAAAAGGGCCGCTTTAGATATTTTAGGATGTATATGCAAGGGCAAAATCTATGGACAATTACCCATTATCAGGGCATGGATCCGGAAAATCAAGGCAACTCTGCCTTGCCTCCTTTACAGATTTGGACATTAGGGATCCAGCTAGGGTTATAA
- a CDS encoding RagB/SusD family nutrient uptake outer membrane protein, whose product MESKFKGFSNCTIIIIFIFTFCFCSCKKLIGVNPPITATTNTSVFSTDANAASVLTGLYATLSQGGFVEGSSGISLLSGLSADEFTLFNGVSNTSTMYYYYTNTLFVSALSSAGTENWSGFYNDIYTCNVAIEGISVSNSLTPAVQQQLLGEAKFMRAFLYFYLVNLYGPVPLATTSDYEVNSELPRSSISDVYKQIIADLTDAEALLSSNYVSADAITATSERVRPTKWAAAALLARVYLYTGDYADAEKFSTEVIGNTSLYQMTLLDDVFLKNSQEAIWQLQPVFSGINTADAPVFVIPSTGPSSNYPVYLSNSLLNSFSVGDERRLHWVDSVIVGDSTYYFPYKYKVAVYNAPVTEYLMVLRLGEQYLIRGEARVQQGESSAVDDLNVLLNRAGLSNYSGPTDKNSLLNVIMNQRRIELFSEWGNRWLDLKRMGNVDAVMSVACPQKGGTWNSYQQLYPISFSDIERDQNLTQNIGY is encoded by the coding sequence ATGGAGTCAAAATTTAAAGGATTTTCGAATTGTACTATAATAATAATTTTCATTTTTACTTTTTGCTTTTGTAGTTGCAAAAAACTAATTGGCGTTAATCCTCCGATTACTGCGACTACTAATACTAGCGTTTTCAGTACGGATGCCAACGCTGCGTCTGTATTGACAGGTCTGTATGCTACGCTTAGTCAGGGAGGTTTTGTTGAGGGAAGTTCAGGGATTTCTTTGCTATCTGGCTTGTCGGCCGATGAGTTTACACTATTTAATGGTGTCTCAAATACGAGTACTATGTATTATTATTATACAAATACCTTGTTTGTTAGTGCTCTTAGCTCGGCAGGAACAGAGAATTGGAGTGGATTTTATAACGATATCTATACTTGCAACGTAGCAATTGAGGGAATATCGGTGTCAAACTCGCTAACTCCTGCCGTTCAACAACAATTATTAGGGGAAGCCAAGTTTATGCGGGCATTCCTGTACTTCTACCTAGTTAATTTATACGGCCCTGTTCCGTTGGCGACAACTTCAGATTATGAGGTTAATTCAGAATTACCCAGATCTTCAATCAGTGATGTGTACAAGCAAATTATAGCTGACTTGACAGATGCCGAAGCATTACTTTCGAGTAACTATGTATCGGCAGACGCGATAACTGCAACCTCTGAGCGTGTTCGTCCAACCAAATGGGCCGCGGCGGCTTTGTTGGCAAGGGTGTATTTGTATACTGGTGATTATGCGGACGCAGAGAAATTTTCGACTGAGGTTATTGGCAATACTTCATTATATCAAATGACACTGTTAGACGATGTCTTTTTGAAAAACAGTCAGGAAGCTATCTGGCAATTGCAGCCAGTTTTTTCTGGCATAAATACGGCAGATGCTCCGGTTTTTGTTATCCCCTCTACTGGCCCTAGTTCTAACTATCCTGTTTATTTAAGCAATAGCTTGTTGAATAGTTTTAGTGTAGGAGATGAACGTAGATTGCATTGGGTTGATAGTGTGATAGTTGGTGACAGTACTTATTACTTTCCCTATAAATACAAGGTTGCTGTTTATAACGCGCCGGTAACCGAATATTTGATGGTTCTTCGTTTAGGGGAGCAATATTTAATTAGAGGAGAAGCACGAGTGCAGCAGGGGGAATCAAGTGCTGTGGACGATTTAAATGTGCTTCTCAACCGGGCTGGTTTAAGTAATTATTCAGGACCAACAGATAAAAATTCGTTGTTGAATGTGATAATGAATCAACGGAGAATTGAGTTGTTTTCTGAATGGGGAAATCGTTGGCTTGATTTAAAAAGAATGGGAAATGTGGACGCAGTTATGAGTGTTGCTTGTCCGCAAAAGGGAGGCACATGGAACAGTTATCAGCAATTGTATCCTATATCATTTAGTGACATTGAAAGAGATCAGAATTTGACTCAAAATATAGGGTATTAA
- a CDS encoding thioredoxin family protein, translated as MQVQLSAASGMAKGDGSYFSFQVNSLSNDSLGERGVQFEQGLTWEQVKEKARAEHKYIFLDCFATWCGPCKAMDRDVYPDPEVGRILNRKFISVRVQMDKTNYDDEFIKQWYTDAETIQSDYTITAFPSFIFFSPEGIPLHKGVGYRNSEQFVELVNEVFAPDRQYYRVLANFGPGKIDTSELKGLARAFRLSDKFLAGEIAADYLTRIPSVELGLKDNIQLMMEFSYNQKVREIGLSYFSSLSSREICTEINLQLIEAFKSDTGMQKIILSYLKNLSIESVQKNILNLDLLVIFKNMPMVREVANKYVISLSEDRLYTIDNLKFIAEFTKTSQDKGFTLFFSHADKVDSIMHREGHVKNVAYVSNYATGITDNIIAKEEVGPYWEGAVKGERVNWRKISRVIRNKYNRKIADRVILNAKVSLYEFYAKKYNQQWSEYIKYNIRKIEVYGTDTTSGFFDSILLNNFSYYVFLHSQRKRQLNIVSEWMEGVVRRNPNDENDVDTYANILYKIGKKVAALEMEQKALIIAEGKKNEHGVKIFKDNILKMNGDKPTWIAK; from the coding sequence ATGCAGGTGCAATTATCAGCTGCAAGTGGAATGGCTAAGGGTGATGGAAGCTATTTTTCTTTTCAAGTGAACTCATTGAGCAATGATTCCTTGGGTGAAAGGGGCGTGCAATTTGAGCAAGGATTGACATGGGAGCAGGTAAAAGAGAAAGCTAGAGCTGAGCATAAATATATTTTTCTGGATTGTTTTGCTACTTGGTGTGGCCCCTGTAAAGCTATGGATAGAGATGTATATCCTGACCCGGAAGTTGGAAGAATCCTTAATCGAAAGTTTATCTCGGTGAGGGTACAAATGGATAAGACAAATTATGACGACGAATTTATTAAACAATGGTACACTGATGCGGAGACTATCCAGTCAGATTATACAATTACAGCTTTTCCTTCTTTTATTTTTTTTTCGCCTGAGGGCATTCCCTTACACAAGGGTGTAGGATATAGAAATTCGGAGCAATTTGTTGAATTGGTTAACGAGGTCTTTGCGCCAGATAGGCAATATTACCGTGTGCTAGCCAATTTTGGACCGGGTAAAATAGACACTTCTGAATTAAAGGGTTTGGCGCGTGCCTTTCGTTTGTCGGATAAATTTTTGGCTGGCGAAATTGCGGCTGATTATTTAACTCGAATTCCATCTGTCGAATTAGGCCTAAAAGATAACATACAATTGATGATGGAGTTTAGTTATAACCAAAAGGTTCGAGAAATTGGACTTAGTTACTTTTCCTCGCTATCCTCAAGGGAAATTTGCACTGAAATTAATCTTCAATTGATTGAGGCATTTAAAAGTGATACCGGGATGCAAAAAATTATTCTTTCTTATTTGAAAAATCTTAGTATTGAATCTGTACAGAAAAATATCTTAAATCTGGACCTTTTGGTCATTTTTAAAAATATGCCCATGGTGCGAGAAGTGGCAAACAAGTATGTCATTAGCTTATCAGAAGACAGGTTATATACAATAGATAATCTAAAATTTATAGCGGAATTTACAAAAACATCACAGGACAAAGGGTTTACATTGTTTTTTAGTCATGCTGACAAAGTTGATTCTATCATGCATCGCGAGGGTCACGTTAAAAATGTGGCGTATGTTTCGAATTATGCTACAGGCATTACGGATAATATTATTGCAAAAGAGGAAGTTGGGCCATACTGGGAGGGGGCTGTAAAAGGTGAACGGGTAAATTGGAGAAAGATAAGCAGGGTGATAAGAAACAAATACAATCGTAAAATAGCAGATCGCGTAATATTAAATGCTAAAGTTTCTTTATATGAATTTTATGCAAAAAAATATAATCAGCAATGGTCTGAGTATATTAAGTACAATATAAGAAAAATAGAAGTCTATGGTACAGATACTACAAGTGGATTTTTTGATTCAATACTATTAAATAATTTTTCTTATTATGTCTTTTTACATAGTCAGAGGAAGCGACAGTTGAATATAGTATCTGAATGGATGGAAGGTGTAGTTAGAAGGAACCCGAATGATGAAAATGATGTTGATACTTATGCAAATATTTTATACAAGATTGGAAAGAAAGTGGCAGCCTTAGAAATGGAACAAAAGGCATTGATTATCGCGGAAGGGAAGAAAAATGAGCATGGGGTTAAGATTTTCAAAGACAATATTTTGAAAATGAATGGAGATAAACCAACTTGGATTGCTAAGTAG
- a CDS encoding alpha/beta hydrolase family protein: MSFRFLIFFLLNIILASDSLGQKIEYSNKQILGKSPIDMTILRRWPHVNAPVISPNGAYVSYTINEQPENSRTLVVCGVNVSWEKKVVGGSDGFFSKDNRLFVFRHVDTLCFLELGTNIVNQIPNIQSMKFSNDSAVCWLGYCLKNSPHELIVRNILTGIEKNFSNVSSFVFSSSGSTLLLTSSVSNALDWVDLPKGDIKRIWPDDGVRINNYVFDRSGSQIVMMVTNPIPEGENSIWYYRAGMDSAIKLADDHSPGVDSGFVIGLSAPYFTKNGKYVLFSEKRTSKSQRPDPGAAMVDVWHYKDVRLNSEQQNDPTFEDVTCAIRTQGGPVVRIEKDGWKMVISPTFYNGDFTVVSNMGDFFWWDARQKESYYVVSFADGSRKLLRSGRIEELTVSSTGAYVLYFDGKERNYYIYDTKVNLSRNLTNTIPRRLDNEYELTFSGKYPDGVGIGAWLKNDTSVLIYDNYDIWQVDPSGKHTPIDLTNGYGFRQHIKFRLVNFSNDGESLTEGAPLLLTAFNVKNKYNGFYQVLPIKNNDPEKLCMGPYLLYRVDSQSPNGDDFDKGMIPVKASDANVWIIKKQTSTEAPNYFVTFDFRNFRPISDIQPQLKYNWLTTELVTYKQMDGSFSQGILYKPEDFDPKKKYPLIFSYYETFSHRMYEYPVPGLNHGRIDIPSYVSRGYLVFTPDIHYSVASVTGQLVGDAAVNSVVGAAKYLMRRPYIDSTKMGIQGHSFAGGETLYIITHSKLFAAACAASSTTSDEVSAYLSLLSSHGRPVGEFRQAHAEGGHDRIGVTLWEKPQLYINASPVFKANEVTTPLLIMHNRGDESCNWEQGLEMYIALRRLGKKVWMLQYDGQDHTVNGEAATDFTIRVDQFFDYYMKGKFPPKWMTVGVPARLKGIDTGLEVDSSGAKP, from the coding sequence ATGAGTTTTAGATTTTTGATCTTCTTCTTGCTTAATATAATTTTAGCATCTGATAGTTTGGGGCAGAAAATAGAGTATTCAAATAAACAAATACTGGGCAAATCTCCCATTGACATGACAATACTACGGCGTTGGCCTCATGTAAATGCCCCGGTTATTAGCCCCAATGGTGCTTATGTCTCTTATACTATTAATGAACAACCGGAAAATAGTCGGACGCTAGTCGTTTGTGGGGTAAATGTTTCCTGGGAGAAGAAGGTTGTAGGAGGCTCCGATGGGTTCTTTTCTAAAGATAATAGACTATTTGTTTTTAGACACGTTGATACCCTTTGTTTTCTGGAGCTAGGAACAAATATAGTCAATCAGATTCCCAATATTCAAAGCATGAAATTTTCAAATGATTCGGCGGTATGCTGGCTTGGATATTGTTTAAAAAATAGTCCTCACGAATTAATCGTTCGAAACATACTTACAGGGATCGAGAAGAACTTTTCTAATGTGAGTTCATTTGTTTTTTCTAGTAGTGGGAGTACATTATTGCTGACAAGCAGCGTTTCAAATGCCCTGGATTGGGTTGATTTGCCCAAAGGAGATATTAAAAGGATCTGGCCTGATGATGGAGTGAGGATCAATAATTATGTGTTTGACCGCAGTGGTAGTCAGATTGTGATGATGGTAACTAATCCGATACCTGAAGGTGAAAACAGCATATGGTATTATCGAGCGGGTATGGATAGTGCTATAAAATTGGCTGACGATCATTCTCCGGGTGTTGACTCAGGTTTTGTTATTGGGCTTAGTGCTCCCTATTTTACAAAAAACGGTAAGTACGTCCTTTTTTCGGAAAAAAGAACCTCGAAAAGCCAGAGGCCTGATCCGGGTGCTGCGATGGTGGATGTTTGGCATTATAAGGATGTACGTTTGAATTCCGAGCAGCAGAACGACCCAACATTTGAGGATGTTACTTGTGCTATCCGGACACAAGGGGGACCTGTTGTTAGGATTGAAAAGGACGGATGGAAGATGGTAATTTCTCCCACTTTTTATAATGGTGATTTTACCGTTGTAAGTAATATGGGGGATTTCTTTTGGTGGGACGCAAGACAGAAAGAATCGTATTATGTAGTTTCTTTTGCAGATGGCAGTCGGAAGTTGTTGAGAAGTGGACGCATTGAGGAACTAACTGTATCTTCTACTGGAGCTTATGTTCTTTATTTTGATGGCAAAGAAAGAAACTATTATATATATGATACAAAGGTCAACCTTTCTAGGAATCTTACGAATACAATCCCTCGTCGGTTAGATAATGAATATGAATTGACTTTCTCTGGAAAATATCCTGATGGGGTAGGAATTGGGGCATGGTTAAAAAATGATACGTCGGTTCTGATATATGACAACTATGATATCTGGCAGGTAGATCCATCGGGGAAGCATACACCCATTGACCTAACTAATGGGTATGGTTTCAGGCAACACATCAAATTTCGATTAGTTAACTTTTCAAATGACGGAGAAAGCTTAACTGAAGGAGCTCCTTTGTTATTGACGGCCTTTAACGTGAAGAACAAATATAATGGATTTTATCAGGTGCTGCCTATCAAAAATAATGATCCAGAAAAATTATGCATGGGGCCTTATTTGTTGTACAGGGTTGATTCCCAGTCTCCTAACGGTGATGATTTTGACAAGGGGATGATCCCTGTGAAAGCCTCAGACGCTAATGTTTGGATTATAAAAAAACAGACTTCAACAGAGGCTCCTAATTACTTTGTAACATTTGATTTTAGGAATTTCCGGCCGATCTCAGACATCCAGCCTCAGCTGAAATATAACTGGCTCACCACAGAATTGGTTACTTATAAACAAATGGATGGCAGCTTTTCTCAGGGAATATTATATAAACCGGAGGATTTTGATCCTAAAAAAAAGTATCCGTTGATATTTAGTTATTATGAGACGTTTTCACATAGAATGTATGAATATCCTGTACCTGGGCTAAATCATGGGCGGATAGATATCCCTTCGTATGTGAGTCGGGGGTACCTTGTTTTTACGCCGGATATACACTATTCGGTTGCAAGTGTGACCGGACAATTGGTTGGTGATGCCGCGGTGAATTCCGTTGTGGGAGCAGCTAAATATTTGATGCGGCGGCCTTATATTGATAGTACAAAAATGGGTATACAAGGCCATAGCTTTGCGGGCGGTGAAACGCTATACATTATAACGCATTCTAAATTGTTCGCAGCTGCCTGTGCTGCTTCTTCAACGACAAGTGACGAAGTAAGTGCATATTTGAGCTTACTCAGTTCTCATGGACGGCCGGTGGGAGAGTTTAGGCAAGCTCATGCTGAAGGTGGTCACGATCGTATTGGTGTTACTCTTTGGGAGAAGCCTCAATTATACATTAATGCCTCACCTGTTTTCAAAGCTAATGAAGTCACTACACCTTTACTCATTATGCATAATAGAGGGGACGAATCTTGTAATTGGGAACAAGGCTTGGAGATGTATATCGCTCTTCGTCGTTTGGGGAAAAAAGTCTGGATGCTACAGTATGATGGGCAAGATCATACTGTTAATGGTGAGGCAGCAACGGACTTTACTATCCGTGTTGATCAATTTTTTGATTATTATATGAAAGGAAAATTTCCTCCTAAATGGATGACTGTAGGTGTGCCTGCCAGATTAAAAGGTATAGATACGGGTTTGGAAGTAGATAGTTCCGGTGCCAAGCCATAG